The following coding sequences lie in one Maniola jurtina chromosome 11, ilManJurt1.1, whole genome shotgun sequence genomic window:
- the LOC123869356 gene encoding ATP synthase subunit delta, mitochondrial-like: MSFTLRLLRNVSRKIQIRSYAAEAAAPKEGEMALTFAAGNKVFFDKQVVKQVDVPSFSGAFGILPQHVPTLAVLKPGVVTVTENDGKQSKIFVSSGTITVNDDSSVQVLAEEAHPVESLDRAAAQEALNKAQSEFNSAANEQAKAEAAIAVEVAEEIVKAASA, translated from the exons ATGTCTTTCACACTACGATTGTTGAGGAATGTATCAAGGAAGATCCAAATACGCTCTTATGCTGCCGAAGCTGCTGCACCAAAAGAGGGAGAAATGGCACTCACATTTGCTGCAGGCAACAag GTTTTCTTTGATAAGCAAGTTGTGAAGCAAGTTGATGTACCCTCATTCAGTGGGGCTTTTGGTATTTTGCCCCAGCATGTCCCAACTTTAG CTGTTCTGAAACCTGGTGTTGTCACAGTGACTGAAAATGATGGTAAACAGAGCAAGATATTCGTATCCTCAGGCACAATCACTGTAAATGATGATTCATCAGTACAG GTCCTCGCTGAAGAGGCGCACCCCGTAGAGAGCCTGGACCGCGCGGCGGCGCAGGAAGCACTCAACAAGGCGCAGTCGGAATTCAACTCCGCAGCCAATGAACAG GCCAAAGCCGAGGCTGCGATTGCTGTCGAGGTCGCTGAAGAAATCGTGAAAGCCGCATCGGCGTAG